A section of the Anabaena cylindrica PCC 7122 genome encodes:
- a CDS encoding ExeM/NucH family extracellular endonuclease translates to MAPTILNPGDIAIIGYITNGIPDVFSFVNLVPISADTVIYFTDNGWTGTGFRGSSATDGDGNENLIKFTANSDIAAGTVISSINISADFTWTKTGQIGTTTAGSYNDLSFSQSGEQIAAFQSTNTSNPMNLGITAIYQIDNTGTFEDATSSTSGSVITGLSQDSNTAVLFNSSATYAAFNLNTLSSGTKEEWIAAINNSANWTFNNSETVLPTDSISVSSGVINPVATDLFISEYVEGSSFNKAIEIFNGTGAAIDLAAGGYTLELYSNGSSTASNTLTLNGLIANGDVFVLAHPSANAAILAVSDITNGAVINFNGDDAVVLRKNGALVDVIGQVGFDPGSEWGSGLTSTADNTIRRKSTVIAGDIISNDAFDPAIEWDGFAQNTFDGLGSHSIEGGGQSTPTLTLTVTPNNFSESAGVNAAIATVTRTGDTNNALTVTLNSNDTTEATVPTTVIIAAGQHNATFAVNAIDDALVDGSQNVTITATATGFINVTADVTVTDDEFAITKIHNIQGNGATFNAAFGGNQIIEGIVVSAFLGASQLNGFYVQEEDADADGDSTTSEAIFVYDPTGLFSGNVGDKVRITGTVGEFTSTSSGISSSLTQLSSLTNVVNLGADNLPAITNIQFPVTSVADLERYEGMLVNVSAGNGDLTVTEHFQLSRFGQVVLSATGASNQAGTDGRLEQYTQFNAPSVSGYAAYLEEIANRRIILDDGRSIQNPDPILFGRGGNPLSATNTLRGGDTVSSITGVLDQRFEGYRIQTSTGVNFTPANSRPETAPDVGGTLKVASFNVLNFFNGNGTGGGFPTSRGADTSTEFIRQRDKIIQAIINSGTDVLGLMEIENDGYGSTSAIQDLVNGLNDIAGAGTYAFINPGISQLGTDEIAVGMIYKPGQVTPIGSAVTVANGFGQGAFDNNNRKPLAQTFQQNSTGEQFTAVVNHFKSKGSSAGGLGDADAGDGQGLSNGTRTRASEDLAAWLATNPTGTSDSDYLILGDLNAYAQEDPITTLANAGYTNLLADTSYSYVFDGQWGSLDHALANGSLAAQVTGAEKWHINADEPNVLDYNAEFKSVGQQTSLYNPDQFRASDHDPVIVGLNLYTAQNPTNINLSESSVSENVPVGTLVGTFTTIDPNLNDSHIYSLVTGNGSTDNGAFTISNNQLLLNVSPDFESQSSYSIRVRTTDQSNLSYEQELTVSINDVDDTPSGLTIIGSNRFDILIGRNDDDRISGLNGNDIILGLNGSDRINGGQGKDILTGGHGADFFIYQDFSDSTLGKTDLILDFNPEEGDRFLLNNLPTAVFNAGILSKRNYSTLGAAINAAYTDVDPNTVGNQALGVNQAVFLGWNQLTYLSVNDGLTGFNANSDLVIQLLGKLDTVTTETLTSNNYFTV, encoded by the coding sequence ATGGCTCCGACAATTCTTAATCCCGGTGATATTGCGATTATTGGTTACATCACTAATGGCATTCCTGATGTATTTTCATTCGTGAACCTCGTACCCATTAGTGCAGATACAGTAATTTATTTCACTGATAACGGTTGGACTGGTACAGGTTTTAGAGGTTCATCTGCAACGGATGGTGATGGTAATGAAAATCTAATTAAATTTACGGCTAACAGTGATATTGCTGCTGGTACAGTTATTAGTAGCATTAATATTTCTGCTGATTTTACTTGGACAAAAACAGGGCAAATCGGTACTACTACCGCAGGTAGCTATAATGACCTGTCTTTTAGTCAATCTGGTGAACAAATAGCCGCATTTCAATCTACCAATACATCTAACCCGATGAATTTGGGAATCACTGCTATCTATCAAATTGATAACACTGGTACTTTTGAAGATGCGACCAGTTCCACAAGCGGGAGTGTGATTACAGGATTATCTCAAGATAGTAACACCGCAGTTTTATTCAATAGTTCTGCCACTTACGCTGCTTTTAATCTCAACACTTTAAGCAGTGGAACAAAAGAGGAATGGATAGCTGCAATTAATAATTCTGCAAATTGGACTTTTAATAATTCTGAAACTGTTTTGCCAACTGATAGTATTAGCGTTTCTAGTGGTGTAATTAACCCAGTTGCAACGGATCTTTTCATTTCCGAATATGTTGAAGGTAGCAGTTTTAACAAGGCCATAGAAATTTTCAATGGTACAGGTGCAGCGATAGATTTAGCAGCAGGTGGTTATACTCTTGAACTTTACTCCAATGGCAGTTCTACAGCCAGTAATACACTTACTCTGAATGGACTTATTGCCAACGGAGATGTATTTGTTCTAGCCCATCCTAGTGCCAATGCAGCTATTTTAGCAGTGTCTGATATTACCAATGGCGCAGTAATAAATTTCAATGGTGACGATGCAGTTGTATTGCGGAAAAACGGTGCTTTAGTTGATGTAATTGGTCAAGTTGGATTTGATCCCGGTAGTGAATGGGGAAGCGGATTAACCAGCACAGCAGATAATACAATACGCCGCAAATCAACTGTTATTGCTGGGGATATTATTTCTAATGATGCTTTTGATCCTGCCATAGAATGGGATGGCTTTGCTCAAAATACCTTTGATGGATTGGGTAGCCACAGTATTGAAGGGGGTGGACAATCTACACCAACCCTGACTTTAACCGTTACTCCTAATAATTTCTCAGAAAGTGCCGGAGTTAATGCAGCCATTGCTACAGTAACTCGCACAGGTGATACAAATAACGCCTTGACTGTCACTTTAAATAGTAACGACACCACAGAAGCAACAGTTCCGACCACAGTAATTATCGCTGCTGGACAACATAACGCCACCTTTGCGGTAAATGCTATAGATGATGCTTTAGTAGATGGTTCTCAAAATGTGACCATTACAGCAACGGCAACTGGTTTTATTAATGTTACTGCTGATGTTACAGTTACAGATGATGAATTTGCTATTACCAAAATCCATAATATTCAAGGTAATGGTGCAACTTTCAATGCTGCTTTTGGTGGAAATCAAATCATAGAAGGTATTGTTGTTAGTGCTTTCCTTGGTGCTTCTCAACTCAACGGCTTTTATGTCCAAGAAGAAGATGCTGATGCTGATGGTGACTCTACAACCTCAGAAGCAATCTTTGTTTATGATCCTACAGGCTTATTTTCTGGTAACGTTGGTGATAAAGTCCGTATTACTGGAACAGTAGGAGAATTCACCAGCACCAGCAGCGGTATTAGCAGCAGCTTAACTCAACTGTCTAGTTTGACAAACGTTGTTAATTTAGGTGCTGACAACTTACCTGCAATTACTAACATTCAGTTTCCTGTCACTAGCGTTGCAGATTTAGAACGTTATGAAGGGATGTTAGTTAATGTCAGTGCGGGAAATGGTGATTTAACTGTTACCGAACATTTCCAACTAAGTCGTTTTGGTCAAGTTGTTCTCTCTGCAACAGGTGCTAGTAACCAAGCTGGTACTGATGGCAGACTTGAACAATATACTCAATTTAATGCCCCTAGTGTCAGTGGATATGCTGCTTATTTAGAAGAGATTGCTAACCGTCGCATTATCCTTGATGATGGTCGTTCTATACAAAACCCTGACCCGATTTTATTCGGTCGTGGTGGAAATCCTCTCAGTGCTACCAATACATTGCGTGGTGGTGACACAGTATCTAGCATCACTGGAGTTTTAGACCAGCGTTTTGAAGGTTATCGCATTCAAACTTCCACAGGTGTTAACTTTACACCAGCTAATTCTCGTCCAGAAACAGCACCGGATGTAGGTGGTACACTGAAAGTTGCGAGTTTCAACGTTCTCAATTTCTTCAATGGGAATGGTACTGGTGGTGGTTTCCCCACTTCACGGGGTGCAGATACTTCCACAGAATTTATACGTCAACGGGACAAAATTATCCAAGCTATTATCAACTCTGGGACTGATGTTCTCGGATTAATGGAAATAGAAAATGATGGTTATGGTTCTACCAGTGCAATTCAAGATTTAGTTAATGGACTAAATGACATTGCTGGTGCGGGAACTTATGCTTTTATCAATCCGGGTATTTCCCAATTGGGAACTGATGAAATTGCGGTGGGGATGATTTACAAACCTGGACAAGTTACTCCCATTGGTTCAGCAGTGACAGTAGCTAATGGTTTCGGACAAGGTGCATTTGATAATAATAATCGCAAACCCCTAGCGCAGACTTTCCAACAAAACTCCACTGGTGAACAATTTACAGCCGTTGTTAATCACTTCAAGTCTAAAGGTTCAAGTGCTGGAGGTTTGGGAGATGCTGACGCAGGAGATGGTCAAGGTTTATCTAATGGTACTCGTACCCGTGCATCTGAAGATTTAGCTGCATGGTTGGCGACAAATCCCACAGGTACATCTGACTCTGATTACTTGATTTTAGGTGATCTCAATGCTTATGCTCAGGAAGATCCGATTACAACTCTGGCAAATGCAGGATATACCAATCTGCTTGCTGATACTTCTTATTCTTACGTTTTTGATGGACAGTGGGGTTCTTTGGATCATGCTTTAGCTAATGGCAGTTTAGCAGCACAGGTGACAGGGGCAGAAAAATGGCATATTAACGCCGATGAACCTAATGTTTTAGACTATAACGCTGAGTTTAAATCCGTAGGACAACAAACCAGTTTATATAATCCTGATCAATTCCGTGCTTCTGACCATGACCCGGTTATTGTAGGATTGAATCTCTACACTGCTCAAAATCCCACTAACATTAACCTCAGTGAAAGTAGTGTCAGTGAAAATGTTCCTGTTGGTACTTTAGTAGGGACTTTCACAACTATTGATCCTAATTTGAATGATTCCCATATTTACAGTTTAGTGACTGGAAACGGAAGCACTGATAATGGTGCATTTACGATTAGCAATAACCAACTTTTGCTCAATGTTTCTCCAGATTTTGAGTCTCAGTCTAGTTACAGTATTCGCGTGCGGACTACTGACCAAAGTAATTTGAGTTACGAACAGGAATTGACTGTTAGCATTAACGATGTTGATGATACGCCTTCAGGTTTAACTATCATTGGTTCTAATCGTTTTGATATTCTCATCGGTCGAAATGATGATGATAGGATTTCAGGACTTAATGGTAATGATATTATTTTGGGACTCAATGGTAGCGATCGCATCAATGGTGGTCAAGGGAAAGATATTCTCACGGGTGGTCATGGTGCAGATTTCTTTATCTATCAGGACTTTAGCGATTCAACTTTAGGAAAAACTGACCTAATTCTTGATTTTAACCCGGAAGAAGGCGATCGCTTTCTCCTAAATAATCTACCCACAGCCGTATTCAATGCTGGCATTTTGTCTAAACGTAATTATTCTACCTTGGGTGCAGCCATCAATGCGGCTTATACTGATGTTGACCCCAATACTGTGGGAAATCAAGCATTAGGTGTCAATCAAGCAGTATTCTTAGGCTGGAATCAGCTTACTTATTTGTCGGTGAATGATGGTTTAACAGGTTTTAATGCTAATAGTGACCTTGTAATTCAGCTGTTAGGAAAACTGGATACCGTGACTACTGAAACATTAACATCCAATAATTACTTTACTGTTTAA
- a CDS encoding B12-binding domain-containing radical SAM protein, translating to MNVLLIYPLFPKSFWSFEKTLALLDRKAMLPPLGLVTVAAILPQEWNFKLVDRNIRQITEAEWAWADLVILSAMIVQKEDLLAQIQEAKRRGKRVAVGGPYPTALPNEVTDVGADYMILDEGEITLPLFVDAIARGESSGMFRSGGEKPDVSTTPIPRFDLLEFDAYAEMSVQFSRGCPFQCEFCDIIVLYGRKPRTKTPAQLLAELDYLYELGWRRSIFMVDDNFIGNKRNVKLFLKELEPWMVAHHYPFSFATEASVDLAQDQELMDAMVRCNFGSVFLGIETPDEESLAFTQKFQNTRDSLSEAVHKITRSGLRVMAGFIIGFDGEKTGAGGRIVKFVEQTSIPTALFSMLQALPDTALWHRLAKENRLRSKSANINQTTLMNFVPTRPLPEIASEYVEAFWELYEPSRFLDRAYRHFRILGEATYPKKGKGAKKPLNWKVLRALLTICWRQGALRNTRWQFWRNLWNMYKHNPGGISSYLAVCAQIEHFLEYRQIVRDEIEAQVAEFLKAEAEVKLEEEKAEVLV from the coding sequence ATGAATGTTTTACTTATATATCCTCTGTTTCCAAAAAGTTTTTGGTCTTTTGAAAAAACACTGGCTCTGCTAGACCGTAAGGCAATGTTACCACCTTTGGGCTTGGTGACAGTAGCTGCGATTTTACCCCAAGAATGGAATTTTAAGCTGGTAGACCGGAATATTCGCCAAATCACGGAAGCAGAATGGGCTTGGGCTGATTTGGTGATTTTGTCGGCGATGATTGTCCAAAAAGAGGATTTGCTGGCACAGATTCAGGAAGCGAAGCGTCGAGGTAAGCGTGTGGCTGTGGGTGGCCCTTATCCGACAGCGTTACCCAACGAAGTCACAGATGTGGGTGCAGATTATATGATTTTGGATGAGGGCGAAATTACCTTACCATTATTTGTAGATGCGATCGCACGCGGTGAGTCTTCAGGGATGTTTCGTTCTGGTGGTGAAAAGCCAGATGTCAGCACTACTCCCATTCCTCGCTTTGACTTACTGGAATTTGATGCTTATGCGGAAATGTCGGTGCAGTTTTCCCGTGGTTGTCCCTTCCAGTGTGAATTCTGTGATATTATCGTTCTCTACGGTCGCAAACCCCGTACCAAAACACCAGCCCAACTCCTCGCAGAACTTGATTATCTCTATGAATTGGGTTGGCGACGCAGTATTTTTATGGTAGATGATAACTTCATCGGCAATAAGCGCAACGTCAAATTATTCTTAAAAGAATTAGAACCTTGGATGGTTGCACATCACTATCCTTTCTCCTTTGCGACAGAGGCTTCCGTCGATTTAGCCCAAGATCAAGAATTGATGGATGCAATGGTAAGGTGTAATTTCGGTTCTGTGTTCCTCGGTATTGAAACCCCCGACGAAGAAAGCCTCGCTTTTACTCAAAAATTCCAAAATACGCGAGATTCCCTCAGCGAAGCGGTACACAAAATTACACGCTCTGGGTTACGAGTCATGGCAGGTTTTATTATCGGATTTGATGGCGAAAAAACAGGTGCTGGGGGCAGAATCGTTAAATTTGTCGAACAGACATCAATCCCCACAGCTTTATTTAGTATGCTCCAAGCCCTGCCTGATACAGCATTGTGGCATAGATTAGCAAAGGAAAACCGACTCCGCAGTAAATCTGCAAATATCAATCAAACCACATTGATGAATTTTGTCCCCACCCGGCCTTTACCAGAAATCGCCAGCGAATATGTAGAGGCATTCTGGGAACTATACGAACCATCTCGGTTTTTAGATCGTGCTTATCGACACTTCCGCATTTTGGGAGAAGCAACATACCCGAAAAAAGGCAAAGGTGCTAAAAAGCCATTGAATTGGAAAGTATTACGGGCGCTGTTGACTATTTGCTGGCGACAAGGTGCTTTACGTAATACCCGTTGGCAATTCTGGCGCAATCTGTGGAATATGTACAAACATAATCCTGGTGGTATCAGTAGTTATTTAGCCGTTTGCGCTCAAATTGAGCATTTCCTGGAATATCGTCAGATTGTCCGCGATGAAATTGAGGCTCAAGTAGCTGAGTTTCTGAAAGCAGAAGCTGAGGTCAAGCTGGAAGAGGAAAAAGCAGAAGTTTTAGTTTAG
- a CDS encoding SWIM zinc finger family protein, which yields MLSINISELVIRNNANAKSFQRGEACYQMDSVLSVTQRGDEIQGEVQGSEEQPYRVTIASHSNEVTAICTCPYNYDGWCKHIVAVALTCDRQPNIIENRPSLAQLLDKLNHIQTQYLVQELVEEHPELIDEIDGYVTAIASPAPTAKTTKSPRKQTVNTAQIKAKVHQTFRDAVNSWESGYDYADETVNEELQSLIADAVECCEQDDGNNALAILEAITDACVSDWNYVDDYGMDKDEILPALNAAWCEAILSTELTPEECTDMQINLETWQDEWSADFSLAIASLQQGWDYPPLLQILAGNTTQSGMWENQEIPYYADDLALIRLKLLERQERYQEYLYLASSEGQTKQYLTMLGHLGRVEEAVATAQTQMSTMEEAFALAQTLQQQKALQQALNIALQGLSLPGKCQHQLGIWAAELAENLDDINAAIIARKIAFQGNPTYDDYRIIENLAKENWVNIKSDLLQILRTVTMYGITEAKVNIFLHEGLIIDAISCVNELHSYNSELIYRVMDAAISVNPEWVIENSRRRAEKIMDAGKSEYYRDAVEWLKKARAAYLASNQQAEWKRYYHQLMEIHGRKRKLMELLRQKVMG from the coding sequence ATGCTAAGTATAAATATTAGCGAACTTGTAATTCGCAATAACGCAAACGCCAAGTCATTTCAACGAGGTGAGGCTTGCTATCAGATGGATTCGGTGCTGTCTGTCACCCAACGCGGAGACGAAATACAAGGCGAAGTGCAAGGAAGTGAAGAACAACCTTACCGTGTAACGATCGCATCTCATAGTAATGAAGTAACTGCTATTTGTACCTGTCCCTACAATTATGATGGATGGTGTAAACACATTGTCGCCGTCGCTTTGACTTGCGATCGCCAACCCAATATAATAGAAAATCGTCCTTCACTGGCACAACTATTAGATAAACTTAACCATATCCAAACCCAATATTTGGTACAAGAACTAGTAGAAGAACATCCTGAATTGATTGATGAAATTGATGGTTATGTAACTGCTATTGCATCACCAGCACCCACAGCAAAAACGACTAAATCACCACGTAAACAAACTGTTAATACTGCACAAATTAAAGCCAAGGTACACCAAACTTTTCGGGATGCTGTTAATTCTTGGGAAAGCGGTTACGATTATGCAGATGAAACCGTCAATGAAGAATTGCAAAGTCTGATTGCAGATGCGGTTGAATGTTGTGAACAAGATGATGGAAACAATGCCTTAGCAATTCTAGAAGCAATTACCGATGCTTGCGTTTCCGATTGGAATTATGTCGATGACTACGGTATGGATAAAGATGAAATTCTCCCAGCATTAAATGCGGCTTGGTGTGAAGCAATTCTGAGTACCGAACTGACTCCAGAGGAATGCACTGATATGCAGATTAATTTGGAAACTTGGCAAGATGAATGGAGTGCAGACTTTAGTTTAGCGATCGCTTCACTACAACAGGGTTGGGATTACCCACCATTGTTACAAATACTTGCTGGTAATACTACTCAATCTGGAATGTGGGAAAACCAAGAAATTCCTTACTATGCTGATGATTTAGCCTTAATTCGTTTGAAACTTCTCGAACGCCAAGAACGTTATCAAGAATACCTATATTTAGCCTCATCTGAAGGACAAACTAAGCAATATTTAACCATGTTAGGGCATTTAGGGCGAGTGGAAGAAGCTGTTGCAACTGCTCAAACCCAAATGTCAACTATGGAAGAAGCCTTTGCCTTAGCACAAACTTTACAGCAACAAAAGGCATTACAACAAGCTTTAAATATTGCCCTACAAGGCTTAAGTTTACCTGGAAAATGTCAGCATCAGTTGGGAATTTGGGCTGCTGAATTGGCTGAAAATTTAGATGATATCAATGCAGCTATAATTGCTAGAAAAATTGCATTTCAAGGAAATCCAACTTATGATGATTACCGAATTATTGAAAATTTAGCTAAAGAGAATTGGGTAAATATAAAATCCGATTTACTACAAATACTGCGGACTGTGACGATGTATGGAATCACTGAAGCAAAAGTCAATATTTTCCTCCATGAAGGATTAATTATAGATGCAATTTCTTGTGTCAACGAACTTCACTCCTACAATTCTGAATTAATTTATCGCGTTATGGATGCAGCAATTTCTGTCAATCCTGAATGGGTAATTGAAAATTCTCGTCGTCGTGCTGAAAAAATTATGGATGCAGGAAAATCAGAATATTATCGTGATGCAGTTGAGTGGTTGAAAAAAGCTCGTGCTGCCTATTTAGCATCGAATCAGCAAGCTGAATGGAAAAGATATTATCACCAGTTGATGGAAATCCACGGTCGTAAGCGTAAATTGATGGAATTGTTGAGGCAAAAAGTTATGGGGTAA
- a CDS encoding antibiotic biosynthesis monooxygenase family protein — translation MILEAVMLNVKSGMESDFESTFKKAAAIISSMNGYLSHELHKCIEVKGKYLLLVKWENLEAHTVGFRGSVEYQEWKRLLHHFYEPFPNVEHFEKI, via the coding sequence ATGATTCTTGAAGCTGTAATGCTTAATGTTAAATCGGGAATGGAGTCTGATTTTGAATCTACTTTCAAAAAGGCTGCCGCTATTATCTCATCAATGAATGGATATTTATCCCATGAACTTCATAAATGTATAGAAGTCAAAGGCAAATATTTATTACTCGTTAAATGGGAAAATTTAGAAGCTCATACTGTGGGATTTAGAGGTTCTGTTGAGTATCAAGAATGGAAGAGACTTCTCCATCATTTTTATGAACCATTTCCCAATGTTGAACATTTTGAGAAAATTTAG